ATTTAACTTATAATTTCGGGGCAATGGGTTGTAACAATTTCTtacataattttacaaattgtgggtttcaattcaaatatttttttttcttttttgaatatttgtggAACTTCAGTGCATGGACTACAGTTACTAAATAAGGCACATTGACTTACTTAAACCATACACACGTTCATATATAAAAATTACTTTTACAaagttttctgcaacagtttcCCGAATGATAAATAGAGTCATGAATGTACCTTATGTGTTAGCTCTTCGTTATACGGGAAGCTGGTGGATGTTGGCGTCTGTCCATCCTCTGTGTCCGAGTCCACCGCTGACGACCCATACGCGCTGTCCGAGGAAACCATCATCATGTCCTCCTGCTTCTTTGTTTCACAGATGTCATACATCCTGTTCAGTTTAAATCTCTACAGATTTTAGGCTACAGACAGGCGAGATTCTGTAGATGAAGTAAACCTTAAAACTTCCCTCTCCACCTCTTGTGTGCAGCCCCTACCTCCACTCCTCCATCCACGcatctgttttttctgtgtggTTTATATATGGTGCCAAACCTCTGTGAAGGTGAGCATGCAGAAACCTACATATTTATATGTTCTTGTCAGAGACTAACATGAAAATGTAGCTTACAGTATTTATGAAGTGAACCATGTCGAGCTTTTCTacaaggaagagaaagaggcgGTCAGCACCTTGGAGAGCGCCTCTCCCCCTCGTAAATACATCccatcatctgcttttaaagtGAAAACCTTTCTAAATGTGTCAAAAGCTGTTAATTTGCAATTCAAAAAACCCAAGAATAAGCACTGTAATTAAACTAGATTCAAATGCAAACATGGCAAagacaagaaagagaaaagtaaataaaacctTAATCTAAGTGTTTTTATTGAGTCATCAGTCAGGATGTCCACGCGATGAGCTTTACCAGAGGCTTTTACAGTGACAGGCTAAAGCCCCCGACTCAGATAAGAGCCACAGAGCCCCTGGATGACTCACCAGCCAGACTGCTGCCGCTTATCACAGCAGCACGGACGGAAACCTCAACCTCCCATCCTCCCAAAACACAGAAGGTCTGCTTCAAATGACACCCAACAGGTGGACTGTTGACTGTAACACAATTAGACAGCAGTTCTAATAGTTTAGAGTGCTAAGAGATGAACGGACAACATACATAATTCGTCTCAGACAGGATAGAAAAATAACATCTGTTACACCCATTATTCTGCTCTCTCATCCCAATTAAACTAGGGCTTCACTGAAGCAACTGTCCTGTGCAACCTAAACAAGGTCACTTGAAAACTCATATGGTGGCCAACTGTTATTTAAGaacataaaaataagtaaaaatacaaactaaaacACAGATTTGGGGGTTTCACTATTCAAGGCATTAATTGCACATCTCTGGAAGCTATTATCCCGTAGTAAACAATTCATCTTTTTGACATGAAGGCAGCTTAGATTCTCTGGATCACACTAAAATatgaacacaaacatgcagtgtACTGTTTTTGGTTGGTGGACGCAAAAAGTTTAAATGAATTGAACCTTaagaaattaaacaataatTGACCTGTGAGGGCAAACagatcacacaaacacacagggcGAGACAATATTGCATATGAACAGATACACAGGAGGTATAATAGTCTGCAATCGAAAAGCCTTGCATTTAAAGGAGAAGTTTGGCATTTTAGGAAatatatttgctttcttgccaagagAAGATCGATACCACTGTCACACATGTAacttgtggggaaaaaagcaacC
This portion of the Amphiprion ocellaris isolate individual 3 ecotype Okinawa chromosome 19, ASM2253959v1, whole genome shotgun sequence genome encodes:
- the LOC118469962 gene encoding ras-related protein Rab-26; amino-acid sequence: MYDICETKKQEDMMMVSSDSAYGSSAVDSDTEDGQTPTSTSFPYNEELTHKTILVGDSGVGKTSLVVQYDQGKFIAGSFTATVGIGFTVSLG